A genomic stretch from Natronomonas gomsonensis includes:
- a CDS encoding PadR family transcriptional regulator encodes MEWLTSGLRRDICVLLYGEERRAQQLKSDLETHYDRRIPPERFYGALEQLESKGFVEKRVEGLEDVYSLTDGGRKGVERQFKWMTERVE; translated from the coding sequence ATGGAGTGGCTCACAAGCGGTCTCCGTCGTGACATCTGCGTGCTGCTGTACGGCGAGGAGCGGCGTGCCCAACAGCTGAAATCCGACCTCGAAACTCACTACGACCGACGGATTCCACCAGAGCGGTTCTACGGAGCACTGGAACAACTGGAGTCGAAGGGGTTCGTCGAAAAGCGCGTCGAGGGACTGGAGGACGTGTATTCGCTGACAGATGGCGGACGAAAGGGCGTCGAACGGCAGTTCAAGTGGATGACCGAACGAGTCGAGTGA